Proteins from a genomic interval of Lycium ferocissimum isolate CSIRO_LF1 chromosome 2, AGI_CSIRO_Lferr_CH_V1, whole genome shotgun sequence:
- the LOC132048183 gene encoding phospholipase A1-II 1-like yields the protein MSSIAEKWEQLSGKENWKGLLNPLDLDLRKYIIQYGELAEATYDAFISEQVSKYAGSCRYSKEHLFAKVGLDPEMYHITKFFYATSSFPLPEAFMIKSWSREAWSKESNFMGYVAVATDKGKAVLGRRDIVIAWRGTIRTLEWVNDLQFLLVPAPKVFGGGSSILPLLKPLVHQGWNSIYTSDDPKSPFNKTSARDQVLEEVKRLIEKYMNEQVSITVTGHSLGAALATLNAVDIVYNGFNKTSKGKEFPVTAFAFASPNVGDLNFRAAFSKLKNLHILRVENVLDIVPKYPPIGYIDVGDVLIIDTAKSDYLKSPGNLGTRHNLEAYLHGVAGTQGVGIIVGEILGDFKLEVNRDVALVNKSTDALKGEYGVPANWWVEKNKGMVQKEDKSWVLLDREEYEI from the exons ATGAGTAGCATAGCTGAAAAATGGGAGCAGCTTAGCGGCAAAGAAAATTGGAAAGGGTTATTAAACCCCCTGGATCTTGATCTTCGAAAATACATCATTCAATATGGAGAATTAGCTGAAGCTACTTATGACGCTTTCATTTCAGAACAAGTGTCAAAATATGCTGGAAGTTGCAGGTACTCGAAAGAACACCTCTTTGCTAAAGTTGGACTAGATCCAGAAATGTATCACATAACTAAATTTTTTTACGCGACATCATCCTTTCCACTTCCCGAGGCCTTTATGATAAAATCATGGTCAAGGGAAGCATGGAGTAAGGAATCAAATTTCATGGGGTATGTTGCTGTGGCAACAGATAAAGGGAAGGCAGTGTTAGGAAGAAGGGACATTGTTATTGCATGGAGAGGAACAATTAGAACATTGGAATGGGTTAATGATCTTCAATTTTTACTAGTCCCTGCACCTAAAGTTTTTGGTGGTGGGAGTTCTATATTACCTTTGTTAAAACCATTGGTGCATCAAGGATGGAACAGCATATATACATCTGATGATCCAAAATCACCATTTAATAAGACCAGTGCTCGAGACCAG GTCCTAGAAGAAGTGAAAAGATTAATCGAGAAGTACATGAATGAACAAGTTAGCATCACAGTGACAGGTCACAGCCTAGGTGCAGCACTTGCAACCTTAAATGCAGTTGATATAGTTTACAATGGAttcaacaaaacaagcaaagGCAAGGAGTTCCCGGTGACAGCTTTTGCATTCGCAAGCCCAAATGTTGGAGATCTCAATTTCAGGGCAGCATTTTCCAAACTGAAAAATCTCCATATTTTAAGAGTTGAAAACGTGTTAGATATTGTTCCAAAATATCCACCCATTGGCTATATAGATGTTGGCGATGTACTAATAATTGACACTGCCAAATCCGATTATTTGAAATCTCCAGGAAACTTGGGTACTCGGCATAATTTGGAGGCTTATTTGCATGGAGTAGCAGGCACTCAAGGTGTAGGAATAATAGTAGGAGAAATTTTGGGTGATTTTAAATTAGAGGTGAATCGTGATGTCGCTCTTGTTAATAAATCTACAGATGCGTTGAAGGGAGAATATGGTGTGCCTGCTAATTGGTGGGTTGAAAAGAACAAAGGGATGGTTCAGAAGGAAGATAAATCTTGGGTTCTCTTGGATCGAGAGGAGTATGAAATTTGA